A stretch of the Uranotaenia lowii strain MFRU-FL chromosome 3, ASM2978415v1, whole genome shotgun sequence genome encodes the following:
- the LOC129751305 gene encoding zinc finger CCCH domain-containing protein 13 gives METEEIIKLVDGIYKNILEKFNPGARQLISAGKAYLKALHGASAASNLFNEALAKIAVNAQQGGTIDIGSALMNIVGVYKEIQDQHMNILKAFYVDLLVPLETNLEKDTKVVQFEQKKFLQQHKLRSDSFSKAKATMKKYRKKNSKSSAKDAEKEIKSIQNLEEEKHKLDSFCEQSLKNAMTQERRRYGFVLERQCSLAKHWMAYHHSGHMIIEKSLENWNDVAATREFLPPNVENMFSAKHQMRDFDDDDDDAQSIASQLRKTRSIDASCLDMRSLGDVMNSSMMQMPRAKSEFNLNNSSNGSTLVGSNGGGISSTLKSTDTVQWDRPTVKALYAYLSSGENQLSFLEGDRIALVGDRAKGWQFGENLRTQKFGWFPIAYTETERDDKESISEWVKAPPSEIEVENTPDSSLESTLVDDTMSKSMTNSAYHGEDASPTRMFGDTIQYRQSKQFRRLSRGDQPPKPGPPPQLPAPVPTPVVPNYNKPQGIPQSNSFSSSGGPPMVPQDKRKTPSATMNFNKPQSANKPTAKTNRNGIASASLHSSNDSGFSNDPQQQQPEPVDMYSDEEMVNRVPIRTARSEKNLSSPRTLEREMHERHRSPHHSSSPRYNSGGATPEDDEDIYGTIVPPRRQHQANMRQANSYGNITESRGGTLEHGYRSRTRMSDGPSDGGPNQSDSQKIKRTKSFWKFSKSQDHIMEGMAMWKHNDIIPTGREKREMEKKEATLKRNMRKKEQIEKQRQKEMIAAKEAEEARKKEEMRNMETSTLMRNKEKERERERERERERELEREREFERELEMRAREQQRHSIAMMPNQEKFPITKSDIDRRISKLDEMNQQQQQHQQQQQQSQQQSSKKNNQGRQERERQERGDRERQDRNDRDRQERNERERQDRNERERQERSERSDRKPSKQNKNDTNNNNNRNGYNDRLEQEEQIYGESMQPKGKDKYRTKERENNSKNRNNDALNRYYQDQHFDDFAIIPSDSVMIQDTSFYDDDGMDDMMLMKTVRRKEILKQYYSSGTDTERNSSSSDPYDCIVVDDHLVSAADMMMRKNRGEKVRDNRKSNGEMNGQRERRKDQPEESKMQFSTFRGGPVDEDEAVMMIEDDMMDEMPRERRTKLSKTQSASQLMEMKHYESEQESRISAKVVNNNGKRKSTKSIASDGKTYGPWYDLWGAEPAMQSQK, from the exons ttAAAAGCATTCTACGTAGACTTGCTGGTGCCACTGGAAACGAACCTCGAAAAGGACACCAAGGTGGTTCAGTTCGAACAGAAGAAGTTTCTGCAGCAACACAAACTTCGCTCGGACAGCTTCAGCAAGGCAAAGGCCACGATGAAAAAATATCGGAAGAAAAATTCCAAGAGTTCAGCTAAGGATGCCGAGAAGGAAATCAAAAGCATCCAGAACCTGGAGGAAGAGAAACACAAGCTGGACTCGTTTTGCGAACAGAGCCTGAAGAATGCCATGACCCAGGAACGTCGCCGATACGGATTCGTGCTGGAACGACAGTGCTCGCTGGCTAAACACTGGATGGCGTATCATCACTCCGGGCACATGATCATTGAAAAGTCACTGGAAAACTGGAACGACGTTGCCGCTACGAGAGAATTTCTGCCACCGAATGTTGAGAACATGTTTTCGGCCAAGCATCAGATGAGGGATttcgacgacgatgacgatgatgcaCAATCGATCGCATCACAGCTGAGAAAGACTCGTTCGATTGACGCTTCCTGTTTGGATATGCGATCTTTGGGAGATGTTATGAACAGTAGCATGATGCAGATGCCTCGGGCTAAGTCGGAGTTCAACTTGAACAACAGCAGCAACGGAAGTACGCTGGTTGGGAGTAATGGAGGTGGCATTAGTTCTACGCTGAAGAGTACCGATACGGTTCAGTGGGATCGACCCACGGTTAAGGCTTTGTATGCGTACTTGTCTTCGGGTGAGAATCAGCTGAGCTTTTTGGAGGGCGATCGAATCGCTCTTGTTGGCGACCGTGCCAAAGGATGGCAGTTTGGGGAGAATTTGCGGACGCAGAAGTTCGGCTGGTTCCCGATTGCTTACACCGAAACCGAACGCGATGATAAAGAAAG TATCAGCGAATGGGTAAAGGCGCCACCGAGTGAGATCGAGGTCGAGAACACACCGGACTCTTCACTGGAGAGCACCCTGGTCGATGACACCATGTCCAAGAGTATGACCAACTCGGCCTACCACGGGGAGGATGCTTCACCGACTCGGATGTTTGGAGACACCATCCAGTACCGGCAGTCGAAACAATTCCGGCGTCTCTCGCGTGGCGATCAGCCACCAAAACCGGGACCACCACCCCAACTTCCGGCTCCCGTACCAACACCGGTAGTGCCTAACTATAACAAACCGCAAGGAATCCCACAGTCCAACAGCTTCTCGTCTTCCGGGGGTCCACCGATGGTACCGCAGGACAAACGCAAAACTCCTTCGGCAACGATGAACTTCAACAAGCCG caATCGGCCAACAAGCCGACCGCCAAGACGAACCGGAACGGAATTGCCAGTGCCTCGCTGCATAGCAGCAACGATAGTGGATTCTCCAACGATCCACAGCAGCAACAGCCGGAACCCGTCGATATGTATTCCGATGAGGAGATGGTCAATCGGGTGCCGATCAG AACCGCCCGATCGGAGAAGAATCTCTCGTCGCCCCGAACGCTGGAGCGGGAAATGCACGAGCGCCACCGTTCGCCCCATCATTCATCCAGCCCCCGATACAACAGCGGCGGTGCCACACCGGAGGACGACGAGGACATCTATGGGACCATTGTGCCACCCCGTCGCCAACATCAGGCCAACATGCGTCAAGCCAACAGCTACGGAAACATCACCGAAAGCCGCGGAGGAACCCTGGAACACGGGTATCGCTCCCGAACCCGGATGTCCGACGGCCCTTCCGACGGGGGTCCGAACCAGAGCGACTCGCAGAAGATCAAGCGAACCAAGTccttttggaaattttctaaatcGCAGGATCATATCATGGAGGGAATGGCAATGTGGAAGCATAATGATATAATCCCAACGGGGCGGGAAAAACGGGAGATGGAGAAGAAGGAGGCAACGTTGAAGAGAAACATGCGCAAGAAGGAACAGATCGAGAAGCAGCGCCAGAAGGAGATGATTGCTGCGAAGGAAGCCGAGGAGGCAAGGAAGAAAGAGGAAATGAGGAACATGGAAACTAGTACTTTGATGAGGAACAAGGAAAAGGAAAGGGAACGTGAAAGAGAGCGCGAACGAGAAAGAGAACTGGAGAGGGAGCGAGAATTCGAGAGGGAGCTGGAAATGCGGGCCAGAGAACAACAGCGTCACAGCATTGCGATGATGCCGAACCAGGAAAAGTTCCCGATAACGAAGAGTGACATCGACAGAAGGATTTCCAAGCTCGATGAGATGaatcaacaacagcaacagcatcaacagcagcagcaacaatcaCAACAACAGAGCTCCAAGAAGAACAATCAAGGAAGGCAGGAACGTGAACGACAAGAGCGAGGAGACAGGGAACGCCAAGACAGGAACGATAGAGATCGGCAAGAAAGGAATGAGAGAGAACGTCAAGATCGGAACGAAAGGGAACGTCAAGAGCGGTCGGAGCGATCGGATCGTAAACCTTCGAAACAGAACAAGAATGAtacaaacaataacaacaaccgCAACGGATACAACGATCGATTGGAACAGGAAGAGCAAATCTACGGGGAATCAATGCAGCCGAAGGGAAAAGACAAGTATCGAACGAAGGAGCGCGAGAACAACAGCAAGAATCGAAATAATGATGCGCTGAATCGGTACTATCAGGATCAGCACTTTGATGACTTTGCAATCATTCCAAGCGACTCGGTGATGATTCAGGACACCAGTTTCTATGACGACGACGGCATGGATGACATGATGTTGATGAAGACAGTTCGCAGGAAGGAGATATTGAAGCAGTATTACTCGAGTGGAACGGATACCGAGAGAAATTCGTCCAGTTCGGATCCTTACGATTGCATTGTGGTTGATGACCATTTGGTATCAGCTGCCGATATGATGATGCGAAAGAATCGAGGCGAAAAAGTTCGTGACAACCGCAAATCCAACGGAGAAATGAACGGGCAACGAGAACGAAGGAAGGATCAACCGGAGGAGAGTAAGATGCAGTTTTCGACGTTCCGTGGAGGTCCAGTTGATGAGGATGAAGCCGTTATGATGATAGAAGATGACATGATGGATGAGATGCCTCGAGAACGTCGGACGAAACTTTCCAAGACCCAAAGTGCCAGCCAGCTGATGGAAATGAAACACTATGAATCGGAACAGGAATCACGAATCAGTGCTAAAGTTGTCAACAACAACGGCAAACGCAAATCGACGAAATCCATTGCCTCCGATGGTAAAACTTATGGTCCCTGGTACGATCTTTGGGGAGCAGAACCCGCGATGCAAAGTCAGAAGTGA
- the LOC129752581 gene encoding uncharacterized protein LOC129752581: MPPKRTPVKNSPDSVRNHDTLEVLIHSRGMAQRNISRIKSILQQAEEEGTELTPAQLKVYQRSVEGSKTEFTKQYNEILAQSSPAEREENDDEYFSFVDLYEEVSMMLESWLDKHSPTLLPQLQPQLTNNQPPLVIQPSLPRAIPTFDGRFEQWEKFKVMFRDVVDRTNEPDRIKLYHLEKALVGDAAGLIDSKTITDGNYARAWQLLDERYSDQRRMIDRHLAGLLGVMKLHSESFTELRSLVETFDSHVDNLKFLGQGFAEVAEYIVVFLMSRALDDETKKLWESTISKGELPTYEDTIHFLKERVSVLERCQSSAEIGHPKHRQFSRINLPRHPRINTATSPAQQEQYCDFCAKGHRIYECPQFNEMSVSQRISNVREKNLCFNCLSRRHRAIDCPSKMSCSKCQRKHHSLLHLKDMKLPTRHVLPAPTLATWSQVLVPEYKPSTSIASPNAAHSHVPTKSTSQVFLLTALVNVMDKDQQPHPCRALLDCGSQVSFITQSLADALRIPTNEVSVPINGIGSAKSVMKRMGTVQVYSRCNNFTLSLSCLVSPKITGLLPSYTTDIESWEIPSGIKLADPSFFRMNTIDMLIGMDHFYEIMKPGYLKLSDNLPTLQDSQFGWLVGGNCYEGVHTGAVLGSFVVNTDPVDKLDKRFCEVENITPEEVPSNSVDECEQHFLATNRRDKNGLYVVQLPLKNNLAQLADSRSLALRRFFLLESKLTRKLNLKAQYSAFIEESLNYSKEIQEYKDPHDPEALNSAPLMIGRTLCAVPDPGVDGLVRVVDVKTKSGTYKRPIHKLAPLPILDNHNPHITGTHFSAGMMFLC; the protein is encoded by the coding sequence ATGCCTCCAAAAAGAACACCAGTGAAAAACAGCCCCGATTCAGTGAGGAATCACGATACGCTGGAGGTGCTGATTCACAGCCGTGGAATGGCGCAGCGAAATATATCCAGGATAAAGTCCATCCTGCAGCAGGCGGAAGAGGAAGGAACTGAGCTAACTCCTGCTCAATTAAAAGTATACCAGCGGAGTGTGGAAGGTTCGAAAACCGAGTTCACCAAGCAGTACAATGAAATCCTCGCCCAGTCATCACCAGCCGAGCGTGAAGAAAATGACGACGAATATTTCAGCTTTGTTGACCTGTATGAGGAAGTATCGATGATGCTAGAAAGTTGGCTCGACAAGCATTCGCCAACTCTACTACCACAGCTGCAGCCGCAGCTCACCAACAACCAGCCGCCTTTGGTCATCCAACCTTCTCTTCCCAGAGCAATACCAACGTTCGACGGTCGCTTCGAACAATGGGAGAAGTTCAAGGTTATGTTCCGGGATGTGGTCGACAGAACTAACGAGCCAGACCGCATCAAGCTATACCACCTTGAGAAGGCCCTTGTTGGAGACGCAGCCGGGTTGATAGATTCCAAAACTATCACCGACGGCAACTACGCTCGAGCTTGGCAACTATTGGATGAACGATACTCCGACCAGCGACGGATGATTGATCGGCATCTAGCTGGCCTGCTAGGTGTGATGAAGTTACACAGCGAATCATTCACCGAGTTAAGGTCTCTGGTAGAGACTTTTGATAGTCATGTCGACAACCTCAAGTTTCTGGGCCAAGGTTTCGCTGAGGTAGCCGAATACATAGTGGTGTTCCTGATGTCTCGAGCCTTGGATGACGAGACAAAGAAGCTGTGGGAGTCTACTATCAGCAAGGGTGAGCTGCCAACATATGAAGACACCATTCATTTTCTCAAAGAGAGAGTGTCCGTCCTGGAGCGCTGCCAATCCTCAGCCGAGATAGGTCATCCCAAGCATCGCCAATTTTCGAGGATCAATCTACCAAGACATCCGAGAATCAACACGGCCACTTCCCCAGCACAACAAGAGCAATACTGTGACTTTTGTGCCAAAGGTCACCGGATCTACGAGTGCCCCCAGTTCAACGAAATGTCGGTCAGCCAAAGGATCAGCAACGTAAGAGAAAAGAATCTTTGCTTCAATTGCCTCAGCCGAAGACATCGAGCAATTGATTGTCCTTCAAAGATGTCCTGCTCCAAATGCCAACGGAAACATCACTCGTTGTTACACCTTAAGGATATGAAACTGCCAACTCGACATGTGTTACCAGCGCCAACACTAGCGACATGGTCCCAGGTTCTAGTTCCAGAATACAAGCCATCGACTAGTATTGCGTCCCCAAATGCTGCCCATTCCCACGTGCCAACGAAATCGACGAGTCAAGTGTTCCTGCTCACCGCCCTGGTCAATGTGATGGACAAGGATCAACAGCCGCATCCCTGCAGGGCGCTTCTAGACTGTGGCTCACAGGTTAGTTTCATAACGCAGTCGCTGGCTGACGCATTGAGAATCCCAACAAATGAGGTGAGTGTCCCTATTAATGGTATTGGTAGTGCTAAATCCGTAATGAAGAGAATGGGTACCGTCCAAGTCTACTCCAGGTGCAATAACTTTACGTTGTCGCTGTCCTGCCTTGTGTCGCCAAAAATCACTGGCCTTCTTCCATCATACACAACTGATATTGAGTCTTGGGAAATACCTTCAGGCATCAAACTCGCAGATCCCTCTTTTTTTAGAATGAACACTATAGACATGCTTATAGGTATGGACCATTTTTACGAAATAATGAAACCAGGTTATTTGAAGTTGTCCGACAATCTTCCTACGTTGCAAGATTCTCAATTTGGTTGGCTGGTAGGAGGAAATTGTTATGAGGGCGTTCATACTGGAGCAGTCTTGGGTTCATTTGTCGTGAATACAGATCCTGTAGACAAGCTAGATAAAAGGTTTTGCGAAGTTGAGAACATTACCCCTGAGGAAGTTCCGTCCAATAGCGTTGATGAATGTGAGCAACATTTCCTAGCCACCAATCGTCGTGATAAAAATGGTCTTTATGTGGTCCAACTTCCTTTAAAAAACAATCTGGCGCAACTAGCAGACTCCCGTTCTTTGGCACTAAGGAGATTCTTTCTTCTTGAATCAAAGTTAACTCGAAAACTCAACTTAAAAGCTCAATATTCCGCATTCATCGAAGAATCGCTTAATTATTCCAAAGAAATCCAAGAATACAAAGATCCTCATGATCCTGAAGCCCTCAATTCTGCACCCCTCATGATAGGACGTACCCTTTGTGCAGTACCTGACCCTGGAGTAGACGGTTTGGTAAGAGTTGTGGACGTTAAAACTAAATCTGGAACCTATAAGAGACCAATTCACAAGCTAGCACCATTACCAATACTGGACAACCACAATCCACATATCACGGGGACACACTTTTCGGCGGGGatgatgtttttatgttaa